ATGGCGCAGGACGTATCGGCCTTCCTGGCCTGGACGGCGGAACCGAAGCTGGAAAACCGCCACGCGGCGGGTCTGGGAACGGTCATCTTCCTGCTGATCGCGACGGCGCTGGCCTATCTGTCCTATCAGAATATCTGGGCGGACAAGAAAAAGGCCGCCTGACGGCCGGATGAACGGGAAAAAGAAGGGGCGCGGTTTCTTGAGGGGACCGCGCCCTTTCTCTATGGAGGCCCCATGAGCATCGACAGCCTGACGGCCCTCATCCGCCCCATCCCCGATTTTCCCAAGCCGGGCATCATGTTCCGGGACGTGACGACCCTGCTCGCCGATGGCCCCGGCTTTGCCGAACTGGTCGACCGGCTGACCAATGTCGCCCGGCCGCTCGATCCCGACCTGATCGTCGGTATCGAGGCGCGGGGCTTCATCCTGGGCGCGGCGCTGGCCGCGGCGCTGGGCAAGGGCTTCGTGCCGGTGCGCAAGAAGGGCAAGCTGCCGGGCAAGACGGTCGGCATCGACTATGTGCTGGAATATGGCACCGACCGGCTGGAACTGCATGAAGGGCAGGTGCCGCAAGGCGCGCGCGTCATCCTGGTCGACGACCTGATCGCCACTGGCGGCACCGCGCTCGCCGCCGCGCAACTGCTGCGCGAACAGGGCGCGAGCGTGCTGATGGCGCTCTTTGCCGTCGATCTGCCAGATCTGGGCGGCAAGGCCGCGCTGGAGGCCGACGGCGTCGCCGCGCAGGCGCTGATCGCCTTCGAGGGCGAATAGGCGCAGGCACGCTTCGGCGCGATCATATTGCCGGGAAACGGGCATGAGGAAGATATGGCCATAGCGATCAGCCGACCGATCCCCGCCTTGCGCACGGCCGCGCTGGCGCTTCTTTTGCTGGCGTCAGGTTGTGCCACGCCGTTGCCGTTGCGCTCCATGGCGTGCGGAGATGCCGTGCCGCCGACCATTGTCCCCGCTGCGGACGGGCAGATGGCCACCACGACCCTGTCGGTGCTGACCTATAATATCGAGGGATTGGGCTGGCCCGCCCGATCCGGGCGGGAACCGTCGTTGCGCGCCATCGGCGACCGGATCGCGGCCCTGCGCGCCGAGGGACGGGCGCCCGACGTCATCTTGTTCCAGGAAATGTTCAGTGGCGCGGCGAAGAAGGCGGTGGCTGCCACGGGCTATCCGGCCATTGTCACCGGCCCGCGTCGCACGACCAGGGCCAAGGGCGCGACCAAGGATGCCTTACCCGGCAA
This genomic stretch from Sphingobium sp. BYY-5 harbors:
- a CDS encoding adenine phosphoribosyltransferase, giving the protein MSIDSLTALIRPIPDFPKPGIMFRDVTTLLADGPGFAELVDRLTNVARPLDPDLIVGIEARGFILGAALAAALGKGFVPVRKKGKLPGKTVGIDYVLEYGTDRLELHEGQVPQGARVILVDDLIATGGTALAAAQLLREQGASVLMALFAVDLPDLGGKAALEADGVAAQALIAFEGE